From a single Nematostella vectensis chromosome 3, jaNemVect1.1, whole genome shotgun sequence genomic region:
- the LOC5522290 gene encoding anoctamin-7 isoform X7, with product MSGERGCFFRDGKRQIDFVLVYEEGEKDPPPQSIEYRQKFLENLAKSQLEFEEEITQDKKVKLHFIKIHVPWEVLLFYAEELSFRAPLELRTTRKVNWSERMLEKFHMPNIFKEEVPNPPPDFFTCTFQANKLNKFIGSDDPDSYFTDVERTRVAYEILETAPYGKRQRGEIGIERLVEEGVFKAGYPLHVGPAELPKEWNEGPHGPEEIKLNKRQVLKEYWGRWGKWLKYQPLDHIRDYFGEKIGIYFAWLGQYTAWLIMPSFLGLLVFLYGVATINSSDNKPALEVCDNPPWTFRMCPLCDEELGCQYWDLHISCKSGKIAYLFDNASTVFFAVFVSFWSCFFLEYWKRKEVTLAYHWDVLEYEEEAERPRPTFAALAPTVERNPVTGILEPHFPDEKRKPRLFSGIAIVFTMVSLVLVFMVGVIVYKLLVYRPLARNPSTRAYALQIANSTGAFVNLTIIMILSRVYERVALALTHWEMHRTQTEYEDSLTFKVFVFQFANFYSSIFYVAFFKGKLVGYPGHYRRLFGLRQEECSPGGCLMELAQQLVIIMVGKQMINNVQEIAIPLVKQWIKRKKRGTSKDEIKPRWEQDFELVENEGLFQEYLEMILQFGFITIFVAAFPLAPFFALANNIFEIRIDSDKFVCEVRRPIADRAQDIGIWFNILDSVAKIAVISNAFLIAFTSTFLPKLLYRYAVSENFSLEGYTNYTLAWAPRNTTLKPCRYQEFRDPEGHFTVFYWHLLALRLGFVIMFEHVVFFVMRLIDMMVPDIPTELEIIIKREAYLAKQALADHHNLMGSGESGEEVEDELP from the exons ATGAGTGGAGAGAGGGGGTGCTTCTTCAGAGATGGGAAAAGACAAATCG actTTGTTTTAGTGTATGAAGAGGGAGAAAAAGATCCTCCACCTCAATCAATTGAATACAGACAGAAGTTCTTGGAGAATCTTGCCAAGTCCCAACTTGAATTCGAGGAG GAAATAACCCAagacaaaaaagtgaagctacACTTCATAAAAATTCATGTCCCATGGGAAGTGTTGCTTTTTTATGCCGAAGAACTGAGCTTCAGGGCCCCCCTTGAG CTTCGTACTACCAGAAAAGTGAACTGGTCGGAGCGGATGCTGGAAAAGTTCCACATGCCCAACATCTTCAAAGAGGAAGTTCCTAACCCTCCTCCAGATTTCTTCACTTGTACCTTCCAGGCCAATAAGCTAAACAA ATTTATCGGTAGTGATGATCCAGATTCATACTTCACAGATGTGGAGAGAACAAGAGTG GCCTATGAGATTCTTGAGACTGCGCCCTATGGCAAACGACAGAGGGGAGAGATCG GAATCGAGCGACTCGTTGAGGAAGGTGTCTTCAAAGCCGGTTACCCGCTGCATGTG GGACCAGCAGAGCTACCCAAGGAGTGGAACGAGGGGCCGCACGGCCCGGAAGAAATCAAGCTCAACAAAAGACAG GTGTTGAAGGAGTACTGGGGACGATGGGGCAAATGGCTCAAGTACCAGCCTTTGGATCACATCAG GGACTACTTTGGGGAAAAAATTGGTATCTACTTTGCATGGCTAG GCCAATACACGGCATGGCTGATCATGCCTTCCTTTCTTGGTCTCCTTGTGTTTCTCTATGGAGTGGCGACCATCAACAGCTCAGACAACAAACCAGC ACTTGAAGTTTGTGACAACCCTCCCTGGACATTCAGGATGTGTCCTTTGTGTGATGAAGAACTAGGATGTCAGTACTGGGATCTACATATCAGTTGCAAATCCGGCAAGATAGCCTACTTGTTCGACAACGCCTCCACTGTCTTCTTTGCCGTCTTCGTGTCATTCTGGT CATGCTTCTTCCTGGAATACTGGAAGCGTAAGGAAGTGACACTGGCCTATCACTGGGATGTGCTGGAATACGAGGAGGAAGCG GAACGTCCCCGCCCCACGTTCGCAGCGTTAGCTCCCACAGTAGAACGTAATCCCGTCACTGGGATCCTGGAGCCGCATTTCCCTGACGAGAAGCGTAAGCCGCGTCTGTTCTCCGGTATCGCCATCGTATTTACCATG GTCTCGCTGGTGTTGGTATTCATGGTTGGTGTTATCGTCTACAAGTTGCTTGTATACAGACCGCTCGCACGTAACCCCTCTACCAGGGCCTATGCACTTCAAATTGCCAACTCCACCGGCGCCTTCGTCAACTTGACCATCATCATGATACTAAGCAGG GTCTATGAGCGCGTAGCCCTGGCTCTAACACACTGGG AGATGCACCGTACACAGACAGAGTACGAAGATAGTCTGACCTTCAAAGTATTTGTGTTCCAATTCGCTAACTTCTACTCTTCCATCTTCTACGTCGCCTTCTTCAAGGGAAA GCTCGTAGGCTATCCCGGCCACTATCGCAGACTGTTTGGACTGCGTCAGGAAGAG TGCAGCCCAGGTGGGTGCCTGATGGAGCTTGCCCAACAGCTCGTGATCATCATGGTCGGTAAACAGATGATCAACAACGTACAGGAGATCGCCATTCC GTTGGTGAAGCAATGGATTAAGAGAAAGAAGCGAGGAACATCCAAGGACGAGATTAAACCGCGATGGGAGCAGGACTTTGAACTGGTGGAGAACGAGGGTCTTTTCCAAGAGTACCTCGAGATGA TCCTGCAATTTGGCTTCATCACCATTTTCGTGGCTGCTTTCCCACTTGCTCCATTCTTTGCTCTGGCCAACAACATCTTCGAGATCCGTATTGACTCGGACAAATTTGTATGTGAGGTACGACGTCCGATAGCGGACCGAGCCCAGGATATCGGTATCTGGTTTAATATTCTGGACAGCGTGGCCAAGATCGCCGTCATTAGTAAC GCGTTCTTGATCGCTTTTACGTCCACCTTCCTTCCCAAGCTGTTGTATCGATACGCCGTGTCCGAAAACTTTTCACTTGAGGGATACACGAACTACACATTGGCTTGGGCTCCGAGAAATACCACACTCAAACCGTGCAG GTACCAAGAGTTCCGCGATCCTGAGGGACACTTCACGGTATTCTACTGGCATCTCCTCGCCCTGCGTCTTGGATTTGTCATCATGTTTGAG CACGTCGTGTTCTTCGTCATGCGCTTGATTGACATGATGGTTCCAGACATTCCAACAGAGCTGGAGATCATCATCAAACGCGAGGCATACTTGGCTAAGCAGGCTCTTGCAGACCATCATAACCTCATGGGATCTGGCGAAAGTGGTGAGGAAGTTGAAGACGAACTACCCTAA
- the LOC5522290 gene encoding anoctamin-7 isoform X6, with amino-acid sequence MEEAEGKATPGDGGEVKIEFKRAVSGFIRGRVAFGIQSVDDEDMSGERGCFFRDGKRQIDFVLVYEEGEKDPPPQSIEYRQKFLENLAKSQLEFEEEITQDKKVKLHFIKIHVPWEVLLFYAEELSFRAPLELRTTRKVNWSERMLEKFHMPNIFKEEVPNPPPDFFTCTFQANKLNKFIGSDDPDSYFTDVERTRVAYEILETAPYGKRQRGEIGIERLVEEGVFKAGYPLHVGPAELPKEWNEGPHGPEEIKLNKRQVLKEYWGRWGKWLKYQPLDHIRDYFGEKIGIYFAWLGQYTAWLIMPSFLGLLVFLYGVATINSSDNKPALEVCDNPPWTFRMCPLCDEELGCQYWDLHISCKSGKIAYLFDNASTVFFAVFVSFWSCFFLEYWKRKEVTLAYHWDVLEYEEEAERPRPTFAALAPTVERNPVTGILEPHFPDEKRKPRLFSGIAIVFTMVSLVLVFMVGVIVYKLLVYRPLARNPSTRAYALQIANSTGAFVNLTIIMILSRVYERVALALTHWEMHRTQTEYEDSLTFKVFVFQFANFYSSIFYVAFFKGKLVGYPGHYRRLFGLRQEECSPGGCLMELAQQLVIIMVGKQMINNVQEIAIPLVKQWIKRKKRGTSKDEIKPRWEQDFELVENEGLFQEYLEMILQFGFITIFVAAFPLAPFFALANNIFEIRIDSDKFVCEVRRPIADRAQDIGIWFNILDSVAKIAVISNAFLIAFTSTFLPKLLYRYAVSENFSLEGYTNYTLAWAPRNTTLKPCRYQEFRDPEGHFTVFYWHLLALRLGFVIMFEHVVFFVMRLIDILLFFISTSCSLSCA; translated from the exons AGTGTCGATGATGAGGACATGAGTGGAGAGAGGGGGTGCTTCTTCAGAGATGGGAAAAGACAAATCG actTTGTTTTAGTGTATGAAGAGGGAGAAAAAGATCCTCCACCTCAATCAATTGAATACAGACAGAAGTTCTTGGAGAATCTTGCCAAGTCCCAACTTGAATTCGAGGAG GAAATAACCCAagacaaaaaagtgaagctacACTTCATAAAAATTCATGTCCCATGGGAAGTGTTGCTTTTTTATGCCGAAGAACTGAGCTTCAGGGCCCCCCTTGAG CTTCGTACTACCAGAAAAGTGAACTGGTCGGAGCGGATGCTGGAAAAGTTCCACATGCCCAACATCTTCAAAGAGGAAGTTCCTAACCCTCCTCCAGATTTCTTCACTTGTACCTTCCAGGCCAATAAGCTAAACAA ATTTATCGGTAGTGATGATCCAGATTCATACTTCACAGATGTGGAGAGAACAAGAGTG GCCTATGAGATTCTTGAGACTGCGCCCTATGGCAAACGACAGAGGGGAGAGATCG GAATCGAGCGACTCGTTGAGGAAGGTGTCTTCAAAGCCGGTTACCCGCTGCATGTG GGACCAGCAGAGCTACCCAAGGAGTGGAACGAGGGGCCGCACGGCCCGGAAGAAATCAAGCTCAACAAAAGACAG GTGTTGAAGGAGTACTGGGGACGATGGGGCAAATGGCTCAAGTACCAGCCTTTGGATCACATCAG GGACTACTTTGGGGAAAAAATTGGTATCTACTTTGCATGGCTAG GCCAATACACGGCATGGCTGATCATGCCTTCCTTTCTTGGTCTCCTTGTGTTTCTCTATGGAGTGGCGACCATCAACAGCTCAGACAACAAACCAGC ACTTGAAGTTTGTGACAACCCTCCCTGGACATTCAGGATGTGTCCTTTGTGTGATGAAGAACTAGGATGTCAGTACTGGGATCTACATATCAGTTGCAAATCCGGCAAGATAGCCTACTTGTTCGACAACGCCTCCACTGTCTTCTTTGCCGTCTTCGTGTCATTCTGGT CATGCTTCTTCCTGGAATACTGGAAGCGTAAGGAAGTGACACTGGCCTATCACTGGGATGTGCTGGAATACGAGGAGGAAGCG GAACGTCCCCGCCCCACGTTCGCAGCGTTAGCTCCCACAGTAGAACGTAATCCCGTCACTGGGATCCTGGAGCCGCATTTCCCTGACGAGAAGCGTAAGCCGCGTCTGTTCTCCGGTATCGCCATCGTATTTACCATG GTCTCGCTGGTGTTGGTATTCATGGTTGGTGTTATCGTCTACAAGTTGCTTGTATACAGACCGCTCGCACGTAACCCCTCTACCAGGGCCTATGCACTTCAAATTGCCAACTCCACCGGCGCCTTCGTCAACTTGACCATCATCATGATACTAAGCAGG GTCTATGAGCGCGTAGCCCTGGCTCTAACACACTGGG AGATGCACCGTACACAGACAGAGTACGAAGATAGTCTGACCTTCAAAGTATTTGTGTTCCAATTCGCTAACTTCTACTCTTCCATCTTCTACGTCGCCTTCTTCAAGGGAAA GCTCGTAGGCTATCCCGGCCACTATCGCAGACTGTTTGGACTGCGTCAGGAAGAG TGCAGCCCAGGTGGGTGCCTGATGGAGCTTGCCCAACAGCTCGTGATCATCATGGTCGGTAAACAGATGATCAACAACGTACAGGAGATCGCCATTCC GTTGGTGAAGCAATGGATTAAGAGAAAGAAGCGAGGAACATCCAAGGACGAGATTAAACCGCGATGGGAGCAGGACTTTGAACTGGTGGAGAACGAGGGTCTTTTCCAAGAGTACCTCGAGATGA TCCTGCAATTTGGCTTCATCACCATTTTCGTGGCTGCTTTCCCACTTGCTCCATTCTTTGCTCTGGCCAACAACATCTTCGAGATCCGTATTGACTCGGACAAATTTGTATGTGAGGTACGACGTCCGATAGCGGACCGAGCCCAGGATATCGGTATCTGGTTTAATATTCTGGACAGCGTGGCCAAGATCGCCGTCATTAGTAAC GCGTTCTTGATCGCTTTTACGTCCACCTTCCTTCCCAAGCTGTTGTATCGATACGCCGTGTCCGAAAACTTTTCACTTGAGGGATACACGAACTACACATTGGCTTGGGCTCCGAGAAATACCACACTCAAACCGTGCAG GTACCAAGAGTTCCGCGATCCTGAGGGACACTTCACGGTATTCTACTGGCATCTCCTCGCCCTGCGTCTTGGATTTGTCATCATGTTTGAG CACGTCGTGTTCTTCGTCATGCGCTTGATTgacattttgttgtttttcataAGCACGTCGTGTTCTTTGTCATGCGCTTGA
- the LOC5522290 gene encoding anoctamin-7 isoform X5 → MEEAEGKATPGDGGEVKIEFKRAVSGFIRGRVAFGIQSVDDEDMSGERGCFFRDGKRQIDFVLVYEEGEKDPPPQSIEYRQKFLENLAKSQLEFEEEITQDKKVKLHFIKIHVPWEVLLFYAEELSFRAPLELRTTRKVNWSERMLEKFHMPNIFKEEVPNPPPDFFTCTFQANKLNKFIGSDDPDSYFTDVERTRVAYEILETAPYGKRQRGEIGIERLVEEGVFKAGYPLHVGPAELPKEWNEGPHGPEEIKLNKRQVLKEYWGRWGKWLKYQPLDHIRDYFGEKIGIYFAWLGQYTAWLIMPSFLGLLVFLYGVATINSSDNKPALEVCDNPPWTFRMCPLCDEELGCQYWDLHISCKSGKIAYLFDNASTVFFAVFVSFWSCFFLEYWKRKEVTLAYHWDVLEYEEEAERPRPTFAALAPTVERNPVTGILEPHFPDEKRKPRLFSGIAIVFTMVSLVLVFMVGVIVYKLLVYRPLARNPSTRAYALQIANSTGAFVNLTIIMILSRVYERVALALTHWEMHRTQTEYEDSLTFKVFVFQFANFYSSIFYVAFFKGKLVGYPGHYRRLFGLRQEECSPGGCLMELAQQLVIIMVGKQMINNVQEIAIPLVKQWIKRKKRGTSKDEIKPRWEQDFELVENEGLFQEYLEMILQFGFITIFVAAFPLAPFFALANNIFEIRIDSDKFVCEVRRPIADRAQDIGIWFNILDSVAKIAVISNAFLIAFTSTFLPKLLYRYAVSENFSLEGYTNYTLAWAPRNTTLKPCRYQEFRDPEGHFTVFYWHLLALRLGFVIMFEHVVFFVMCLIDILLFFILSTLLPWSCA, encoded by the exons AGTGTCGATGATGAGGACATGAGTGGAGAGAGGGGGTGCTTCTTCAGAGATGGGAAAAGACAAATCG actTTGTTTTAGTGTATGAAGAGGGAGAAAAAGATCCTCCACCTCAATCAATTGAATACAGACAGAAGTTCTTGGAGAATCTTGCCAAGTCCCAACTTGAATTCGAGGAG GAAATAACCCAagacaaaaaagtgaagctacACTTCATAAAAATTCATGTCCCATGGGAAGTGTTGCTTTTTTATGCCGAAGAACTGAGCTTCAGGGCCCCCCTTGAG CTTCGTACTACCAGAAAAGTGAACTGGTCGGAGCGGATGCTGGAAAAGTTCCACATGCCCAACATCTTCAAAGAGGAAGTTCCTAACCCTCCTCCAGATTTCTTCACTTGTACCTTCCAGGCCAATAAGCTAAACAA ATTTATCGGTAGTGATGATCCAGATTCATACTTCACAGATGTGGAGAGAACAAGAGTG GCCTATGAGATTCTTGAGACTGCGCCCTATGGCAAACGACAGAGGGGAGAGATCG GAATCGAGCGACTCGTTGAGGAAGGTGTCTTCAAAGCCGGTTACCCGCTGCATGTG GGACCAGCAGAGCTACCCAAGGAGTGGAACGAGGGGCCGCACGGCCCGGAAGAAATCAAGCTCAACAAAAGACAG GTGTTGAAGGAGTACTGGGGACGATGGGGCAAATGGCTCAAGTACCAGCCTTTGGATCACATCAG GGACTACTTTGGGGAAAAAATTGGTATCTACTTTGCATGGCTAG GCCAATACACGGCATGGCTGATCATGCCTTCCTTTCTTGGTCTCCTTGTGTTTCTCTATGGAGTGGCGACCATCAACAGCTCAGACAACAAACCAGC ACTTGAAGTTTGTGACAACCCTCCCTGGACATTCAGGATGTGTCCTTTGTGTGATGAAGAACTAGGATGTCAGTACTGGGATCTACATATCAGTTGCAAATCCGGCAAGATAGCCTACTTGTTCGACAACGCCTCCACTGTCTTCTTTGCCGTCTTCGTGTCATTCTGGT CATGCTTCTTCCTGGAATACTGGAAGCGTAAGGAAGTGACACTGGCCTATCACTGGGATGTGCTGGAATACGAGGAGGAAGCG GAACGTCCCCGCCCCACGTTCGCAGCGTTAGCTCCCACAGTAGAACGTAATCCCGTCACTGGGATCCTGGAGCCGCATTTCCCTGACGAGAAGCGTAAGCCGCGTCTGTTCTCCGGTATCGCCATCGTATTTACCATG GTCTCGCTGGTGTTGGTATTCATGGTTGGTGTTATCGTCTACAAGTTGCTTGTATACAGACCGCTCGCACGTAACCCCTCTACCAGGGCCTATGCACTTCAAATTGCCAACTCCACCGGCGCCTTCGTCAACTTGACCATCATCATGATACTAAGCAGG GTCTATGAGCGCGTAGCCCTGGCTCTAACACACTGGG AGATGCACCGTACACAGACAGAGTACGAAGATAGTCTGACCTTCAAAGTATTTGTGTTCCAATTCGCTAACTTCTACTCTTCCATCTTCTACGTCGCCTTCTTCAAGGGAAA GCTCGTAGGCTATCCCGGCCACTATCGCAGACTGTTTGGACTGCGTCAGGAAGAG TGCAGCCCAGGTGGGTGCCTGATGGAGCTTGCCCAACAGCTCGTGATCATCATGGTCGGTAAACAGATGATCAACAACGTACAGGAGATCGCCATTCC GTTGGTGAAGCAATGGATTAAGAGAAAGAAGCGAGGAACATCCAAGGACGAGATTAAACCGCGATGGGAGCAGGACTTTGAACTGGTGGAGAACGAGGGTCTTTTCCAAGAGTACCTCGAGATGA TCCTGCAATTTGGCTTCATCACCATTTTCGTGGCTGCTTTCCCACTTGCTCCATTCTTTGCTCTGGCCAACAACATCTTCGAGATCCGTATTGACTCGGACAAATTTGTATGTGAGGTACGACGTCCGATAGCGGACCGAGCCCAGGATATCGGTATCTGGTTTAATATTCTGGACAGCGTGGCCAAGATCGCCGTCATTAGTAAC GCGTTCTTGATCGCTTTTACGTCCACCTTCCTTCCCAAGCTGTTGTATCGATACGCCGTGTCCGAAAACTTTTCACTTGAGGGATACACGAACTACACATTGGCTTGGGCTCCGAGAAATACCACACTCAAACCGTGCAG GTACCAAGAGTTCCGCGATCCTGAGGGACACTTCACGGTATTCTACTGGCATCTCCTCGCCCTGCGTCTTGGATTTGTCATCATGTTTGAG CACGTCGTGTTCTTCGTGATGTGCTTGATTgacattttgttgtttttcatCCTAAGCACATTGCTCCCTTGGTCATGCGCTTGA